The following coding sequences are from one Scylla paramamosain isolate STU-SP2022 chromosome 21, ASM3559412v1, whole genome shotgun sequence window:
- the LOC135110855 gene encoding uncharacterized protein LOC135110855, translating to MTNEIDKLLSQKVIKETHRQVGQIISPVFLREKKEGGYRLVLNLKKLNKFMNYIHFKMENFEQAIRLISSGAFMASVDLKHAYYSVKIAEEQQKYLCFKWAGKIYQFTCLPNGASAGPRLFTKLLKPIFSFLRLKGYTITSFIDDTLMCSKSVEDCVACLKDTVEILQNVGFCINVDKSVLVPTKRIEYLGNIIDSEAMTVTLPARRVKKIVESCSSLASRNKAKIREVAWVVGMLVAAIPAVELGKLHYRILEKAKIGALKIGKGNFDKFMTISKEMKMELSWWISEVGTQVRKIIRTAPSVEVFTDASDLGWGGCVLKHSTNGKWTTEESCLHINARELKAILFTLQSFAYLLKGCHVKVMCDNTTAIAYVNEMGGTKSLVCNSICIDIWNWCISNDIWITCAHIPGKKNVLADEASRNFNDKHEWKLNPEIFKELCVVFGTPSIDLFASRLNKQIDCFCSWRPDPEAKHVDAFTLNWASFDLIYLFPPFSLITRCLQKMREERAKGWMVVPMWNSQPWMGPLLQMLIKAPRLITQKTNVLRHPSSAEEHPIMTHTQLMACLLSGNNLEGEVYRQKVQRLSWHRGDQVC from the exons ATGactaatgaaatagataaattgttGAGCCAGAAGGTTATCAAAGAGACTCACAGACAGGTGGGCCAGATTATTTCACCAGttttcttgagagagaaaaaagagggtgGCTACAGGTTGGTGCTTAATTTGAAGAAACTCAACAAATTCATGAATTACATCCATttcaaaatggaaaattttgagcAGGCAATTAGGCTAATCAGTTCAGGCGCTTTCATGGCTTCGGTGGATCTGAAGCATGCTTATTATTCAGTCAAAATTGCAGAGGAGCAGCAAAAATACCTTTGTTTTAAATGGGCAGGGAAGATATACCAATTCACTTGCCTTCCTAATGGTGCTTCTGCAGGTCCTCGTCTTTTCACTAAACTTTTGAAgccgattttttcttttttgagattGAAAGGCTACACCATTACTTCCTTTATAGATGATACTCTTATGTGTAGCAAGTCAGTTGAGGATTGTGTTGCTTGTTTAAAGGATACTGTGGAAATTTTGCAAAATGTGGGGTTTTGTATTAATGTGGACAAGTCAGTTTTGGTGCCTACAAAACGCATAGAATATCTTGGCAACATCATCGATTCTGAAGCCATGACTGTCACACTCCCTGCTCGTAGAGTGAAGAAGATTGTGGAAAGTTGTTCATCCTTGGCCAGTAGAAATAAGGCAAAGATCAGAGAGGTAGCTTGGGTAGTTGGCATGTTGGTAGCTGCCATTCCGGCCGTTGAATTAGGTAAGCTCCATTACAGAATTTTAGAAAAGGCCAAAATTGGTGCATTAAAGATAGGAAAGGGCAACTTTGACAAATTTATGACTATctcaaaggaaatgaaaatggagCTGAGTTGGTGGATCTCTGAAGTAGGTACGCAAGTTCGGAAAATTATTCGGACTGCTCCTTCTGTTGAAGTTTTTACTGATGCCTCAGATTTAGGTTGGGGTGGTTGTGTATTAAAGCATTCCACCAATGGTAAATGGACAACAGAAGAAAGTTGCCTACACATTAATGCAAGGGAACTCAAGGCCATCTTGTTTACCCTTCAATCTTTTGCTTACTTGCTTAAAGGCTGCCATGTTAAAGTTATGTGTGATAATACCACAGCCATTGCTTATGTTAATGAGATGGGTGGAACTAAATCACTAGTGTGTAACTCTATCTGCATTGATATCTGGAATTGGTGTATTTCCAATGACATCTGGATTACTTGTGCACACATACCAGGAAAGAAGAATGTGTTGGCGGATGAAGCCTCTCGTAATTTTAATGACAAACATGAATGGAAACTTAATCCAGAGATTTTTAAAGAGTTGTGTGTAGTTTTTGGAACTCCCTCCATTGACTTATTTGCTTCTCGCTTAAACAAGCAAATAGATTGTTTTTGCTCGTGGAGACCTGATCCTGAAGCAAAGCATGTGGATGCGTTCACATTAAATTGGGCCAGTTTCGATCTGATTTACCTTTTCccaccattttctctcattactaGGTGTCTacagaaaatgagggaggagagagccaAGGGGTGGATGGTTGTTCCAATGTGGAATTCCCAACCTTGGATGGGCCCTCTTCTGCAAATGTTGATCAAGGCCCCCAGGCTCATCACTCAGAAAACAAATGTACTACGACATCCCTCATCAGCGGAAGAACACCCGATTATGACCCACACCCAATTGATGGCATGTCTTTTGTCAGGCAACAACTTAGAGGGAGAGGTGTATCGTCAGAAGGTACAGAGATTATCATGGCATCGTGGAGACCAG GTATGCTGA
- the LOC135110856 gene encoding uncharacterized protein LOC135110856, with protein MSSSGDSTPPRSGSSHSCGSRLYSSTRHKKRKNIQRSGASAREDEVASDRVSKMDARPPASQSGDVNNTTLSKFFEAWAALQEDVNKLKSDRGARASVGSEPGTSGIRSGPAQDLGGTHEISASPPPSSSGAFSGFRSQEMSAEEGEIEDEAPSGSILLQAAKAYVPMDDCSEAIEEPIAAMVNHWFSHGLKEEDHKEILADEASKRPRNCKALIPVECNSQVLDALPTEAKKADFRLKEIGKDITKAATIMVKSLTVLDKFANEEQNQVIGHEVAMLNGALGLLGHANFKLNMNRRFFLKREINQKYAHLCTDKTPATGLLFGDDLTQATKQIEEAERLKNKFTQKGATLWEASFPGYVYPV; from the coding sequence ATGTCTTCCTCGGGGGATTCTACACCTCCAAGAAGCGGTTCTTCACATTCTTGTGGAAGCCGACTCTATTCGTCCACTAggcataaaaagaggaagaatatccAACGGTCTGGGGCCTCTGCTAGGGAGGATGAAGTTGCAAGTGATCGTGTGTCTAAGATGGACGCCCGACCACCAGCTAGCCAGTCTGGAGATGTTAACAATACTACGTTATCCAAGTTTTTTGAGGCTTGGGCTGCACTTCAGGAAGATGTGAATAAACTTAAGAGTGACAGAGGTGCCAGGGCAAGTGTTGGTTCTGAGCCTGGCACATCAGGCATCAGATCTGGGCCAGCACAGGACTTAGGGGGTACTCATGAGAtttctgcctcccctcccccttcttcctctggtgcaTTTTCTGGCTTTAGATCACAAGAAATGAGTGCTGAAGAAGGTGAGATTGAAGATGAAGCTCCTTCGGGCAGTATTCTGTTACAAGCAGCTAAGGCCTATGTGCCTATGGATGACTGTTCTGAAGCTATTGAAGAACCGATTGCTGCAATGGTGAATCACTGGTTTTCTCATGGTTTGAAAGAGGAAGACCATAAGGAGATTTTGGCAGATGAGGCTTCTAAACGTCCTAGAAACTGTAAGGCACTTATCCCAGTCGAGTGCAACTCACAAGTGCTGGATGCCCTACCCACTGAGGCAAAGAAAGCTGATTTCCGACTGAAGGAAATTGGTAAGGATATAACTAAGGCTGCCACTATTATGGTTAAATCACTTACTGTTCTGGACAAGTTTGCCAATGAGGAGCAGAATCAGGTTATTGGTCATGAGGTGGCTATGCTTAATGGTGCCTTGGGGTTGTTAGGGCATGCAAACTTTAAACTGAATATGAATAGACGTTTTTTTCTCAAACGAGAGATAAACCAAAAGTATGCGCACTTATGCACTGATAAGACTCCTGCGACTGGCTTACTGTTTGGGGATGATCTTACTCAAGCTACCAAACAGATTGAGGAGGCCGAAAGGCTGAAGAACAAGTTTACCCAGAAGGGGGCAACATTATGGGAAGCCAGCTTTCCGGGGTATGTCTACCCGGTTTAA